One segment of Gemmatimonadota bacterium DNA contains the following:
- the trmFO gene encoding methylenetetrahydrofolate--tRNA-(uracil(54)-C(5))-methyltransferase (FADH(2)-oxidizing) TrmFO codes for MSTAVTVVGGGLAGCEAAWALAERGCRVTLREMRPVVRTPAHQTDRLGELVCSNSFKSIDVSNAHGLLKAELRRLGSVLLPLADQAAVPAGAALAVDRDVFARLAHEQVLAHPRITLERGEVTELPSPGVVATGPLTSEGLAAAIVRRLTPAGPPGRRAAEPLSPAEPPRLAFYDAIAPIVSHESLDRSRIYALSRYGKGEGDDYLNCPMSREEYDRFIAALTAADQFTAHAFDEVPYFEGCLPVEEMARRGPETLRFGPMKPVGLPDPRTGREPWAVVQLRREDRAGQMWNLVGFQTRLRIPEQQRVFRTIPGLEAAEFLRFGSIHRNTYLNTPGCLGPALTAPGDDALFFAGQLTGVEGYTESLGTGLLAGINLARRLAGQAPSLPPATTMLGGLYRYLRDADPAHFQPMNANFGLLEPLDDATARRLGGRNRKDQKKEALVQRAQQAFDHWLATLT; via the coding sequence GTGAGCACGGCGGTGACCGTCGTCGGCGGCGGGCTCGCGGGCTGTGAGGCCGCCTGGGCCCTCGCCGAGCGCGGGTGCCGGGTCACCCTCCGTGAGATGCGCCCCGTGGTCCGCACGCCGGCGCACCAGACCGACCGGCTGGGCGAGCTGGTCTGCAGCAACTCCTTCAAGTCCATCGACGTCAGCAACGCCCACGGGCTGCTCAAGGCCGAGCTGCGCCGGCTGGGCAGCGTGCTGCTGCCGCTCGCCGACCAGGCCGCGGTGCCGGCCGGGGCGGCGCTCGCCGTGGATCGCGACGTCTTCGCGCGGCTGGCCCACGAGCAGGTGCTGGCCCACCCCCGGATCACGCTCGAGCGTGGCGAGGTGACGGAGCTCCCCTCGCCGGGCGTGGTGGCCACGGGGCCGCTCACGTCGGAAGGGCTCGCTGCCGCGATCGTCCGTCGTCTCACCCCGGCCGGGCCGCCGGGCCGCCGAGCCGCCGAGCCGCTCAGCCCCGCCGAGCCGCCGCGGCTCGCCTTCTACGACGCGATCGCGCCTATCGTGAGCCACGAGTCGCTCGACCGGTCGCGGATCTACGCCCTCTCCCGCTACGGCAAGGGCGAGGGCGACGACTACCTCAACTGTCCCATGTCGCGCGAGGAGTACGACCGGTTCATCGCGGCGCTCACCGCGGCCGACCAGTTCACCGCCCACGCCTTCGACGAGGTGCCGTATTTCGAGGGGTGCCTCCCGGTGGAGGAGATGGCGCGCCGCGGGCCGGAGACGCTCCGCTTCGGGCCGATGAAGCCGGTGGGGCTGCCCGACCCGCGCACCGGCCGCGAGCCCTGGGCGGTGGTGCAGCTGCGCCGGGAGGACCGCGCCGGGCAGATGTGGAACCTGGTGGGGTTCCAGACCCGGCTCCGGATCCCCGAGCAGCAGCGGGTGTTCCGCACCATCCCCGGGCTCGAGGCGGCGGAGTTCCTCCGCTTCGGCAGCATCCATCGGAACACCTACCTCAATACGCCCGGCTGCCTCGGGCCCGCGCTCACGGCGCCGGGCGACGACGCGCTCTTCTTTGCCGGCCAGCTCACGGGCGTGGAGGGCTACACCGAGTCGCTGGGGACGGGCCTCCTCGCCGGGATCAACCTGGCGCGCCGGCTCGCCGGCCAGGCGCCGTCCCTCCCGCCCGCCACGACGATGCTCGGCGGACTCTACCGCTATCTTCGGGACGCCGACCCGGCGCACTTCCAGCCGATGAACGCCAACTTCGGGCTGCTGGAGCCGCTCGATGACGCGACCGCCCGGCGGCTTGGCGGCAGGAACCGCAAGGACCAGAAGAAGGAGGCCCTGGTGCAGCGTGCGCAGCAGGCCTTTGACCACTGGCTGGCCACCCTCACGTGA
- the aroC gene encoding chorismate synthase, producing the protein MALRFLTAGESHGKALVTIVEGLPAGLPVTAAQVDHDLARRMSGYGRGARMKIEKDRIEWLAGVRAGETLGSPVAMVVHNRDWANWEAIMAAEGTPGEERRRRLNRPRPGHADLVGVMKYDRGDARDILERASARETTARVAAGALARRLLDEFGVDVGSHVVSLGGIAARAPAELPWPLNAAADRSEVRVLDPAQDAEIIARIDRARKDGDTLGGECEVVARGLPAGLGSHVHWDRKLDGRLAGILMSIPAVKAVEIGMGFEAARRPGSEVHDPIEAVATPGRPAPAPALRGGYRRRGNNAGGLEGGITTGEPLVIRVGMKPIATLMSPLPTIDLRTGLPAKAQAERSDVTAVPAMGVIAEALTAWVLADAMLEKFGGDSLRELRRNYEGYLEQLAGRWTGLGGPVPETEDA; encoded by the coding sequence ATGGCGTTACGCTTCCTGACCGCAGGCGAGTCGCACGGCAAGGCCCTGGTCACCATCGTGGAGGGGCTGCCGGCCGGGCTGCCGGTGACGGCGGCGCAGGTGGACCACGACCTGGCCCGCCGGATGAGCGGCTACGGGCGGGGCGCCCGGATGAAGATCGAGAAGGACCGCATCGAGTGGCTCGCCGGCGTGCGCGCGGGCGAGACCCTGGGCTCCCCCGTGGCGATGGTGGTCCACAACCGCGACTGGGCCAACTGGGAAGCGATCATGGCCGCGGAGGGCACGCCGGGCGAGGAGCGCCGGCGCCGCCTCAACCGCCCCCGGCCCGGCCACGCCGACCTGGTCGGGGTGATGAAGTACGACCGCGGCGACGCCCGCGACATCCTGGAGCGCGCCAGCGCGCGCGAGACCACCGCGCGGGTGGCCGCTGGGGCGCTGGCGCGGCGGCTGCTCGACGAGTTCGGGGTGGACGTGGGCAGCCACGTGGTGTCGCTCGGCGGCATCGCCGCCCGCGCGCCGGCCGAGCTCCCCTGGCCCCTCAACGCCGCCGCCGACCGCTCTGAGGTACGGGTGCTCGACCCGGCCCAGGACGCCGAGATCATCGCCCGGATCGACCGCGCCCGGAAGGACGGCGACACCCTGGGCGGCGAGTGCGAGGTGGTGGCGCGCGGCCTCCCCGCGGGGCTCGGCAGCCACGTGCACTGGGACCGCAAGCTCGACGGCCGCCTGGCCGGGATCCTGATGTCCATCCCGGCGGTGAAGGCGGTGGAGATCGGCATGGGCTTCGAGGCGGCGCGCCGCCCCGGTTCCGAGGTGCACGATCCCATCGAGGCGGTGGCCACGCCGGGCCGGCCCGCGCCCGCCCCCGCGCTGCGCGGCGGCTACCGGCGCCGGGGCAACAACGCGGGCGGGCTCGAGGGGGGTATCACCACGGGGGAGCCGCTCGTCATCCGGGTAGGGATGAAGCCGATCGCCACGCTGATGTCGCCGCTGCCCACGATCGATCTGCGCACCGGCCTGCCCGCCAAGGCGCAGGCGGAGCGCTCCGACGTGACCGCGGTGCCGGCCATGGGCGTGATCGCCGAGGCGCTGACCGCCTGGGTGCTGGCCGACGCGATGCTGGAGAAATTCGGCGGCGACTCGCTCCGCGAGCTGCGCCGCAACTACGAGGGGTACCTGGAGCAGCTGGCCGGCCGCTGGACAGGGCTGGGCGGGCCGGTGCCCGAGACGGAGGACGCGTGA
- the hslV gene encoding ATP-dependent protease subunit HslV gives MSGYHGTTILAVRKNGRVALGGDGQVSIGDTVVKATATKVRALKGGKVLAGFAGSVADAITLYEKFEEKLDRYPGNLPRASVELAKDWRSDRVLRRLEALLVVSDPEHTFLLSGGGELIEPDDGILAVGSGGNYALAAARALLPDERLSARDIVQRALEIAADICVFTNRNLTILEL, from the coding sequence ATGAGCGGATATCACGGCACCACGATCCTCGCGGTGCGCAAGAACGGCCGCGTGGCCCTGGGCGGCGACGGCCAGGTGAGCATCGGCGACACGGTGGTGAAGGCCACCGCCACCAAGGTCCGCGCCCTCAAGGGCGGCAAGGTGCTGGCGGGCTTCGCCGGTTCGGTGGCCGACGCCATCACCCTCTACGAGAAGTTCGAGGAGAAGCTCGACCGCTACCCCGGCAACCTGCCGCGCGCCTCGGTGGAGCTGGCCAAGGACTGGCGCAGCGACCGGGTGCTGCGCCGGCTGGAGGCGCTGCTCGTGGTCTCCGACCCCGAGCACACGTTCCTGCTCTCCGGCGGCGGCGAGCTGATCGAGCCCGACGACGGCATCCTCGCGGTGGGCTCCGGCGGCAACTACGCGCTGGCCGCCGCCCGGGCGCTGCTCCCCGACGAGCGCCTCTCGGCCCGGGACATCGTGCAGCGCGCGCTCGAGATCGCCGCCGACATCTGCGTGTTCACCAACCGCAACCTCACCATCCTGGAACTGTGA
- the topA gene encoding type I DNA topoisomerase yields the protein MATPKKPKAPAPAAPAKPAKAAKTAKSAKTAKPATKAAAPAKATGADKPAPKKRAARAAAVEVEAGTGAALVVVESPTKAKSIGKYLGRGYDVKATIGHIRDLPTRKLGVDVENDFQPEYVTIKGKTQTLADLKKAAKKARAIYLATDPDREGEAIAWHVADQMETSAPIHRVRFEEITKEAVKAAMGRPEAIRSDLVNAQQARRILDRLVGYKTSPILWQSIKTGLSAGRVQTVALRLIVERERAIRAFKPEEYWTIAADCAKGGQAFTAELKKIDGHNPELGTEASAAAVVADLQQLSFVVTKVERRNRKKRPGAPFTTSTLQQEAAKKLGFSARRTMRAAQDLYEGMEVGEDAPVGLITYMRTDSVRVSDTALENVRGFIGQQYPAAYLPETPNQYTSKAARVQDAHEAIRPTDVRRRPEAMEKYLEPDQFRLYQLIWQRFVASQMNPAIYDMTVVDFDLGRYLLRATGSVMIFDGYHILYTEGREAEEGKSVEDLAPIPPLEAGDRVEVRQIVPSQHFTEPPPRFSEASLVKELERLGIGRPSTYASIISTLTAREYVKLEQRRFTPTELGEMVEQIMVSQFPTIFNVEYTSQMEDELDRVEDGKLRWQQALADFYGPFSKALGAVNLGAIVAEAHGLKPEELEKEVCPKCGAKVELRTGRFGPYFACVNYKQTCDYVKSLKKARAPDRPTDETCHLCSAPMVIKTGRFGEFLACTRYPECKGTRSVPLGMKCPKCDVGDLAERRTKRGKSFWGCVRYPACDFSTWNRPVAETCPSCGWVGMEKKTSKAEGETRTCLKCQHRVVVLEAEEAGAT from the coding sequence ATGGCTACTCCCAAGAAACCCAAGGCACCCGCGCCCGCCGCCCCGGCCAAGCCGGCCAAGGCCGCCAAGACCGCGAAGTCCGCCAAGACCGCGAAGCCGGCCACCAAGGCCGCCGCGCCGGCCAAGGCTACCGGGGCCGACAAGCCGGCCCCGAAGAAGCGCGCGGCGCGGGCCGCGGCGGTCGAGGTCGAGGCGGGCACCGGCGCCGCGCTGGTGGTGGTGGAGTCGCCCACCAAGGCCAAGAGCATCGGGAAGTACCTGGGCCGCGGCTACGACGTGAAGGCCACCATCGGCCACATCCGCGACCTCCCCACCCGCAAGCTCGGTGTCGACGTCGAGAACGACTTCCAGCCCGAGTACGTCACCATCAAGGGGAAGACCCAGACCCTCGCCGACCTCAAGAAGGCGGCGAAGAAGGCGCGGGCCATCTACCTCGCCACCGACCCGGACCGCGAGGGCGAGGCGATCGCGTGGCACGTGGCCGACCAGATGGAGACCAGCGCGCCGATCCACCGGGTGCGCTTCGAGGAGATCACCAAGGAGGCGGTGAAGGCGGCGATGGGCCGCCCCGAGGCCATCCGCAGCGACCTGGTGAACGCGCAGCAGGCCCGACGCATCCTGGACCGGCTGGTGGGCTACAAGACGAGCCCGATCCTCTGGCAGAGCATCAAGACCGGGCTCTCCGCCGGCCGGGTGCAGACGGTGGCGCTCCGGCTCATCGTGGAGCGCGAGCGCGCCATCCGCGCCTTCAAGCCCGAGGAGTACTGGACCATCGCGGCGGACTGCGCCAAGGGCGGGCAGGCGTTCACCGCGGAGCTCAAGAAGATCGACGGGCACAACCCCGAGCTCGGCACCGAGGCGTCCGCCGCGGCGGTGGTGGCCGACCTCCAGCAGCTGTCCTTCGTGGTCACCAAGGTGGAGCGGCGCAACCGGAAGAAGCGGCCCGGCGCCCCCTTCACCACCAGCACGCTGCAGCAGGAGGCGGCCAAGAAGCTCGGCTTCTCCGCCCGCCGCACCATGCGTGCCGCGCAGGACCTCTACGAGGGCATGGAGGTCGGCGAGGACGCCCCGGTGGGCCTCATCACCTACATGCGGACCGACTCGGTGCGCGTCTCCGACACGGCGCTCGAGAACGTGCGCGGCTTCATCGGGCAGCAGTACCCCGCGGCCTACCTGCCCGAGACGCCCAACCAGTACACCTCCAAGGCCGCCCGGGTGCAGGACGCCCACGAGGCGATCCGCCCCACCGACGTGCGGCGCCGGCCGGAGGCGATGGAGAAGTACCTGGAGCCGGACCAGTTCCGGCTCTACCAGCTCATCTGGCAGCGCTTCGTGGCCTCGCAGATGAACCCGGCCATCTACGACATGACCGTGGTGGACTTCGACCTGGGCCGGTACCTGCTCCGGGCCACCGGCTCGGTGATGATCTTCGACGGCTATCATATCCTCTACACCGAGGGCCGCGAGGCGGAGGAAGGGAAGAGCGTCGAGGACCTGGCGCCGATCCCGCCGCTCGAGGCCGGCGACCGGGTGGAGGTGCGGCAGATCGTCCCGAGCCAGCACTTCACCGAGCCGCCGCCGCGCTTCTCCGAGGCGAGCCTGGTCAAGGAGCTGGAGCGCCTGGGCATCGGGCGGCCGTCCACCTACGCCTCCATCATCAGCACGCTCACCGCGCGGGAGTACGTGAAGCTGGAGCAGCGCCGCTTCACCCCGACCGAGCTGGGCGAGATGGTGGAGCAGATCATGGTGAGCCAGTTCCCCACCATCTTCAACGTCGAGTACACCTCGCAGATGGAGGACGAGCTCGACCGGGTGGAGGATGGCAAGCTGCGCTGGCAGCAGGCGCTGGCCGACTTCTACGGCCCCTTCTCCAAGGCGCTGGGCGCGGTGAACCTGGGCGCGATCGTGGCGGAGGCCCACGGGCTCAAGCCCGAGGAGCTCGAGAAGGAAGTCTGCCCCAAGTGCGGCGCCAAGGTGGAACTGCGCACCGGGCGGTTCGGGCCGTATTTCGCCTGCGTCAACTACAAGCAGACCTGCGACTACGTGAAGTCGCTCAAGAAGGCCCGGGCGCCCGACCGGCCCACCGACGAGACGTGCCACCTCTGCAGCGCGCCCATGGTCATCAAGACCGGACGCTTCGGCGAGTTCCTGGCCTGCACCCGGTATCCCGAGTGCAAGGGCACCCGCTCGGTGCCGCTCGGCATGAAGTGCCCCAAGTGCGACGTCGGCGACCTGGCCGAGCGGCGCACCAAGCGGGGCAAGTCGTTCTGGGGCTGCGTCCGCTACCCCGCCTGCGACTTCTCCACCTGGAACCGGCCGGTGGCCGAGACCTGCCCGAGCTGCGGCTGGGTGGGCATGGAGAAGAAGACCAGCAAGGCGGAGGGCGAGACCCGCACCTGCCTCAAGTGCCAGCACCGGGTGGTGGTGCTGGAGGCCGAGGAAGCCGGCGCGACGTGA
- the xerC gene encoding tyrosine recombinase XerC — translation MSPNRRVAEPPSRPEVAAFLEHLEKERQVSEHTLRAYSRDLAAFVAFLDRHSGGDWDFSRVDRLGIRGFLGELQRRGLAKRSLARALSAVRSLYRFLQAHHGLEKTPVRAAKAPRLGRTLPKYLDRERTQRVFEAAEHRASGEEPAGLRDLAILELFYSSGLRLSELVGLNLLDLDLLSDQVKVRGKGRKERLVPVGSRASRALRHYLEEREALARLPGADRQAVFLGRRGKRLTPRTVQRLVHRAFEVIGGDGLKTHSLRHTFATHLLDAGADLRAVQELLGHASLSTTQIYTHTSVERLKKVYQQAHPRA, via the coding sequence GTGAGCCCGAACCGCCGAGTCGCCGAGCCGCCGAGCCGTCCCGAGGTCGCCGCCTTCCTGGAGCACCTCGAGAAGGAGCGCCAGGTCTCCGAGCATACCCTGCGCGCCTACAGCCGCGACCTCGCGGCCTTCGTGGCCTTCCTCGACCGGCACAGCGGTGGCGACTGGGACTTCAGCCGGGTGGACCGGCTCGGCATCCGCGGCTTCCTGGGCGAGCTCCAGCGCCGGGGCCTGGCCAAGCGGTCGCTGGCGCGGGCCCTCTCCGCCGTCCGGTCGCTGTACCGGTTCCTGCAGGCCCATCATGGCCTCGAGAAGACTCCGGTCCGCGCCGCGAAGGCGCCGCGCCTCGGGCGCACGCTTCCCAAGTACCTGGACCGGGAGCGCACCCAGCGGGTCTTCGAGGCGGCGGAGCACCGCGCCAGCGGTGAGGAACCGGCGGGGCTGCGCGACCTGGCGATCCTCGAGCTGTTCTACTCGAGCGGGCTGCGGCTCTCGGAGCTGGTGGGACTCAACCTGCTCGACCTCGACCTGCTGAGCGACCAGGTGAAGGTGCGCGGCAAGGGGCGCAAGGAGCGCCTGGTGCCGGTGGGGAGCCGCGCCAGCCGCGCGCTGCGGCACTACCTCGAGGAGCGTGAGGCGCTGGCCCGGCTCCCCGGCGCCGACCGGCAGGCGGTGTTCCTCGGCCGCCGCGGGAAGCGGCTCACCCCGCGCACCGTACAGCGCCTGGTGCACCGGGCCTTCGAGGTGATCGGCGGCGACGGGCTCAAGACGCACTCGCTGCGGCATACCTTCGCCACCCACCTGCTCGACGCCGGCGCGGACCTGCGCGCCGTGCAGGAGCTGCTGGGGCACGCCAGCCTGAGCACCACCCAGATCTACACCCACACCAGCGTCGAGCGACTCAAGAAGGTCTACCAGCAGGCGCACCCGCGGGCCTAG
- the hslU gene encoding ATP-dependent protease ATPase subunit HslU: MTEPTQDPIPAGSAAPAPPPWLEELPPRQIVAELERYIVGQDAAKRAVAIAIRNRWRRSQTPDEIRDEITPYNIILIGPTGVGKTEVARRLARLAGAPFIKVEASKFTEVGYVGRDAESMVRDLVDAAISMVRTEREDEVYPQAETRAEERLLDILLPPPAPPPPPAPGAEKRPGIFVVSPGGQARPEPPAGSEEERRARSREKLRQMLKDGKLDDREVEIEVTPQNYPMLDLMQPPQGMEGEQVNFFEMFQEMLPRRKKRRTLRVPEARRLLIDEELKKLVDMDDVVNEALDRSENHGIIFIDEIDKIAGERGTATGPDVSREGVQRDLLPIVEGCTVQTRYGYVRTDHILFLAAGAFHVSKPSDLIPELQGRFPIRVELTSLTEADFVRVMTEPESALTKQYQALVAAEGAKLEFTQDGIEEIARVAWLANDRMENIGARRLHTVMATLMDELLFELPNYPEKVVVFDRAAVRKRLEKIIDDDDLRRYIL; this comes from the coding sequence ATGACCGAGCCGACCCAGGACCCGATCCCCGCCGGGAGCGCCGCGCCCGCGCCGCCCCCCTGGCTCGAGGAGCTGCCGCCGCGCCAGATCGTGGCGGAGCTGGAGCGCTACATCGTCGGGCAGGATGCCGCCAAGCGGGCGGTGGCCATCGCCATCCGCAACCGCTGGCGCCGGTCGCAGACCCCCGACGAGATCCGGGACGAGATCACCCCGTACAACATCATCCTGATCGGCCCCACCGGGGTCGGAAAGACCGAAGTGGCCCGGCGGCTGGCGCGGCTGGCGGGGGCGCCGTTCATCAAGGTGGAGGCCTCGAAGTTCACCGAGGTGGGCTACGTGGGGCGCGACGCCGAGTCGATGGTGCGCGACCTTGTGGACGCGGCCATCAGCATGGTCCGCACCGAGCGCGAGGACGAGGTCTATCCCCAGGCGGAGACCCGCGCCGAGGAGCGCCTGCTCGACATCCTGCTGCCACCGCCCGCCCCGCCGCCGCCCCCGGCGCCGGGGGCCGAGAAGCGGCCGGGGATCTTCGTGGTGAGCCCCGGCGGCCAGGCGCGCCCGGAGCCCCCCGCCGGGAGCGAGGAAGAGCGCCGCGCCCGCTCGCGCGAGAAGCTCCGGCAGATGCTCAAGGACGGCAAGCTCGATGACCGCGAGGTCGAGATCGAGGTGACGCCGCAGAATTACCCGATGCTCGACCTCATGCAGCCCCCCCAGGGCATGGAGGGGGAGCAGGTCAACTTCTTCGAGATGTTCCAGGAGATGCTGCCGCGGCGGAAGAAGCGCCGCACCCTGCGGGTGCCGGAGGCGCGGCGGCTGCTGATCGACGAGGAGCTCAAGAAGCTGGTGGACATGGACGACGTGGTGAACGAGGCGCTGGATCGCTCCGAGAATCACGGCATCATCTTCATCGACGAGATCGACAAGATTGCCGGGGAGCGCGGCACCGCCACCGGCCCCGACGTCTCGCGCGAGGGGGTGCAGCGCGACCTGCTGCCCATCGTCGAGGGCTGCACCGTCCAGACCCGCTACGGCTACGTCCGCACCGACCACATCCTCTTCCTCGCGGCCGGTGCGTTCCACGTGTCCAAGCCGTCGGACCTGATCCCCGAGCTGCAGGGCCGCTTCCCCATCCGCGTGGAGCTGACCAGCCTCACCGAGGCCGACTTCGTGCGGGTGATGACGGAGCCGGAGAGCGCGCTGACCAAGCAGTACCAGGCGCTGGTGGCGGCCGAGGGCGCGAAGCTGGAGTTCACCCAGGACGGGATCGAGGAGATCGCCCGGGTGGCGTGGCTGGCCAACGACCGGATGGAGAACATCGGCGCCCGCCGGCTTCACACCGTCATGGCCACGCTGATGGACGAGCTGCTCTTCGAGCTGCCGAACTACCCCGAGAAGGTGGTGGTCTTCGATCGCGCCGCGGTGCGGAAACGGCTCGAGAAGATCATCGACGACGACGACCTGCGGCGGTACATCCTCTAG
- a CDS encoding AMIN domain-containing protein, translating into MTFKSLFAVGAACLLAAAPLAADDKVAGSEVTAVSVIPTPGHAELVIAISGAVQVKDFVLREPDRLVVDIVGARLKNGTAYDGIQRGGIKDVRYSQFRPDVVRVAIYLDRSRDYRLEQAGDAIRVSFGADQGFLAWSSTAPADLEPPVAPATARAPEVTPPAEPMPASVAAPAPRITVTWDRASIADVVAGFAAFSGRTIVLGKAVTGEVTAEIKNQPWTEAFAAVLATQGLQAIELAGGIIRVDTPQALASLDSTEPLTTRMIPVNYASAGQVLPSVKSILTKRGSVVSDTTTNSLIVTETKSRMIEVQDFIKNLDIRTPQVSIQSKIIFVNRTNIEALGLQYDFGAANAGDGPIFNRLNPRIDPGSGDPFESDVISFGGDGVGAIANAEAVITQPALNLILQTSAGGFMFTTFLQALQSVDLADVQAEPTITTLDNREAIIKVGEDIPVRIIDFGAQGGTGSSQPKATVQFKETGIQLKVTPHVTNNRQVLMQIEAERSAIRLLSQADLGFTIQKQNAKNQLLVADGETAVIGGLTVTSISKTRNGIPLLVDLPVVGKLFGFSNTQEQRQDLIILVTPRIVDDGAQ; encoded by the coding sequence ATGACGTTCAAGTCCCTGTTCGCCGTGGGGGCCGCGTGCCTCCTTGCGGCGGCCCCGCTCGCCGCCGACGACAAGGTCGCCGGGTCGGAAGTCACGGCGGTCAGCGTGATCCCGACGCCGGGCCACGCCGAGCTCGTCATCGCCATCAGTGGCGCGGTCCAGGTCAAGGACTTCGTGCTGCGCGAGCCCGACCGGCTGGTGGTCGACATCGTCGGCGCCCGGCTCAAGAACGGCACCGCCTACGACGGCATCCAGCGCGGCGGCATCAAGGACGTGCGCTACAGCCAGTTCCGCCCCGACGTGGTCCGGGTGGCGATCTACCTCGATCGCAGCCGCGACTACCGGCTGGAGCAGGCGGGCGACGCCATCCGGGTGAGCTTCGGCGCGGACCAGGGCTTCCTGGCCTGGTCGAGCACCGCCCCGGCCGACCTCGAGCCGCCGGTCGCGCCGGCCACGGCGCGGGCGCCCGAGGTCACGCCGCCGGCCGAGCCGATGCCGGCCAGCGTGGCCGCGCCGGCCCCGCGCATCACCGTGACCTGGGACCGCGCCAGCATCGCCGACGTGGTGGCGGGCTTCGCCGCCTTCTCGGGCCGCACCATCGTGCTGGGCAAGGCCGTGACCGGTGAGGTCACCGCCGAGATCAAGAACCAGCCCTGGACCGAGGCGTTCGCCGCGGTGCTGGCCACCCAGGGGCTGCAGGCCATCGAGCTGGCCGGCGGCATCATCCGGGTGGACACCCCGCAGGCGCTGGCCTCGCTCGACTCGACCGAGCCGCTCACCACGCGGATGATCCCGGTCAACTACGCCAGCGCCGGCCAGGTGCTGCCGAGCGTCAAGTCGATCCTGACCAAGCGCGGGTCGGTGGTGTCGGACACCACCACCAACTCGCTGATCGTCACCGAGACCAAGAGCCGCATGATCGAGGTGCAGGACTTCATCAAGAACCTCGACATCCGCACGCCGCAGGTCTCGATCCAGTCGAAGATCATCTTCGTCAACCGGACCAACATCGAGGCGCTGGGCCTGCAGTACGACTTCGGGGCGGCCAACGCCGGCGACGGCCCGATCTTCAACCGGCTCAACCCGCGCATCGACCCGGGCAGCGGCGATCCCTTCGAGTCCGACGTGATCTCCTTCGGCGGCGACGGCGTGGGCGCCATCGCCAACGCCGAGGCGGTCATCACCCAGCCGGCGCTGAACCTGATCCTGCAGACCTCGGCCGGCGGGTTCATGTTCACCACCTTCCTGCAGGCGCTGCAGAGCGTGGACCTGGCCGACGTGCAGGCGGAGCCGACCATCACCACCCTCGACAACCGCGAAGCCATCATCAAGGTGGGCGAGGACATCCCGGTCCGGATCATCGACTTCGGCGCCCAGGGCGGCACCGGGTCGAGCCAGCCCAAGGCCACGGTGCAGTTCAAGGAGACGGGTATCCAGCTCAAGGTCACCCCGCACGTGACCAACAACCGCCAGGTGCTCATGCAGATCGAGGCGGAGCGCTCCGCCATCCGGCTGCTCTCCCAGGCCGACCTGGGCTTCACCATCCAGAAGCAGAACGCCAAGAACCAGCTGCTGGTGGCCGACGGCGAGACCGCGGTGATCGGCGGCCTGACGGTGACCTCGATCAGCAAGACCCGCAACGGCATCCCGCTGCTGGTGGACCTGCCGGTGGTGGGCAAGCTGTTCGGCTTCAGCAACACCCAGGAACAGCGCCAGGACCTCATCATCCTGGTCACCCCGCGCATCGTCGACGACGGCGCGCAGTAA
- a CDS encoding shikimate kinase, producing the protein MKRHVVLVGLPGVGKTTVGKLVAERLGAPFVDTDAVIVRKMQMPVSRIFAEHGEQRFRQMEREAGQQALAGPPAVIAPGGGWVAQPGALEAAAEVAFLVYLRTMALTAAKRAGGGDVRPLLVGEDPVERMRQLLREREPFYLKAACEVKADVKSATALADEIAQLARERAGW; encoded by the coding sequence GTGAAGCGTCACGTGGTGCTGGTGGGACTTCCCGGGGTGGGCAAGACGACCGTCGGCAAGCTGGTGGCCGAGCGCCTGGGCGCGCCCTTCGTGGACACCGACGCGGTGATCGTGCGCAAGATGCAGATGCCGGTCTCCCGCATCTTCGCGGAGCATGGCGAGCAGCGGTTCCGGCAGATGGAGCGCGAGGCGGGACAGCAGGCGCTGGCCGGCCCGCCGGCCGTGATCGCGCCGGGGGGCGGCTGGGTGGCGCAGCCGGGCGCGCTCGAGGCGGCGGCCGAGGTGGCGTTCCTGGTGTACCTCCGGACCATGGCGCTCACGGCGGCGAAGCGCGCGGGTGGCGGCGATGTCCGGCCGCTCCTGGTGGGCGAGGACCCGGTGGAGCGGATGCGGCAGCTGCTGCGGGAGCGGGAGCCGTTCTACCTGAAGGCGGCGTGTGAGGTGAAGGCCGACGTCAAGTCGGCCACGGCGCTGGCGGACGAGATCGCGCAGCTGGCGCGCGAACGCGCCGGGTGGTGA